A genome region from Thermococcus gorgonarius includes the following:
- a CDS encoding FmdE family protein, with the protein MLNLNRLVEAGDAEGILEYAREFHGHVCPYLALGIRASLLAMEELDVGRLDYSGSVDESILAIVEVNSCFTDGVQVTTGCTLGNNSLIYFDLGKTALTLVKRSTWEGVRVYADAERLAKYYPPGARELFNKVIKERRGTPEERAKLWKLWEEAAHRMLHLPREEFKVERVKVPPIEQAPIFDSVRCSKCGELVMETRAVYLDGKPFCLRCAGKKYLGVVGRGIIELGGRE; encoded by the coding sequence ATGCTCAACCTCAACCGGCTGGTGGAGGCAGGAGATGCAGAGGGCATCCTCGAATACGCGAGGGAGTTTCACGGGCACGTCTGCCCCTACCTCGCGCTCGGGATACGGGCGTCCCTCCTGGCGATGGAAGAACTCGACGTCGGAAGGCTCGACTACTCGGGAAGCGTTGACGAGAGCATTCTCGCGATAGTCGAGGTGAACAGTTGCTTCACGGACGGCGTGCAGGTCACCACAGGCTGCACCCTCGGGAACAACTCGCTGATTTACTTCGACCTCGGAAAGACTGCCTTGACGCTCGTGAAGCGCTCGACGTGGGAAGGGGTGAGGGTCTACGCAGACGCAGAGAGGCTGGCCAAGTACTACCCACCCGGGGCGAGGGAGCTCTTCAACAAAGTCATCAAGGAAAGAAGGGGGACTCCAGAGGAGAGGGCAAAGCTCTGGAAGCTCTGGGAGGAAGCCGCTCACAGAATGCTCCACCTGCCGAGGGAGGAGTTCAAGGTCGAGCGCGTTAAAGTGCCGCCGATAGAGCAGGCACCCATATTCGATAGCGTACGTTGTTCGAAGTGCGGTGAACTCGTCATGGAGACGAGAGCTGTCTACCTCGATGGAAAGCCCTTCTGCCTCCGCTGCGCCGGGAAGAAGTACCTCGGCGTGGTCGGCAGGGGAATAATCGAACTCGGAGGGAGGGAGTGA
- a CDS encoding iron ABC transporter substrate-binding protein yields MKKLLSLFIIALVVSLSGCIGSMNTGGTSKETVTVTDSLGRTVEVPAKVTKVVAAGPGALRLIVYLNASDMVAGVEDFEKRYSYGRPYIIAHPELKELPSIGPGGPGKLPDFEALINLKPDVIFMTYVDKKTADDIQEKTRIPVVVLSYGELATFDDEELFKSLELAGRILGKEERAKEVINFIKSVQDDLSKRTEGVEPKKVYVGGIGYKGAHGIESTEGEYPPFVAVRADNVADELGKGHHSIDKEKLLEWQPDYIFIDEGGLKLLLDDYRKNPDFYSSLKAIKNGNVYGLLPFNFYTTNIGTALADAYYIGKVLYPERFSDVDPAEKADEIYTFLVGKPVYREMAEQFGGFGKIDLENGTVKYSLPTSP; encoded by the coding sequence ATGAAGAAATTACTCTCCCTTTTCATCATCGCGCTGGTTGTATCCCTCAGCGGCTGCATAGGGAGCATGAACACGGGGGGCACTAGTAAGGAGACCGTGACTGTCACTGACTCCCTTGGGAGAACGGTCGAGGTGCCGGCGAAGGTGACGAAGGTCGTCGCCGCTGGGCCAGGGGCATTGAGGCTCATAGTTTACCTCAACGCCAGCGACATGGTGGCTGGTGTTGAAGACTTTGAGAAGCGCTACTCCTACGGCAGGCCCTACATCATAGCCCATCCCGAACTCAAAGAACTGCCCAGCATAGGGCCCGGCGGGCCTGGCAAGCTGCCTGACTTCGAGGCCCTGATAAACCTCAAGCCCGACGTGATATTCATGACCTACGTCGATAAAAAGACCGCCGACGATATACAAGAGAAGACCAGAATTCCGGTCGTGGTTCTCAGCTACGGCGAGCTGGCGACCTTCGACGACGAGGAACTCTTCAAGTCCCTTGAGCTCGCTGGCAGGATACTCGGAAAGGAAGAAAGGGCGAAGGAGGTCATAAACTTCATCAAATCCGTCCAGGATGACCTTTCAAAGCGCACTGAGGGTGTGGAGCCCAAGAAGGTCTACGTCGGTGGGATCGGCTACAAAGGCGCCCACGGCATAGAGAGCACCGAAGGGGAGTACCCACCGTTCGTGGCGGTTCGCGCGGATAACGTCGCCGACGAACTCGGCAAAGGGCACCACTCGATAGACAAGGAGAAGCTCCTCGAGTGGCAGCCGGACTACATCTTCATCGACGAGGGTGGATTGAAGCTCCTCCTCGACGACTACAGGAAGAATCCCGACTTTTACAGCTCGCTGAAGGCAATAAAGAACGGCAACGTCTACGGCCTGCTCCCGTTCAACTTCTACACGACAAACATAGGCACTGCGCTGGCGGATGCATACTACATCGGAAAGGTCCTCTACCCAGAGCGCTTCAGCGACGTCGACCCAGCGGAGAAAGCAGACGAGATATACACCTTTCTCGTCGGGAAGCCGGTTTACAGGGAGATGGCCGAGCAGTTCGGAGGCTTTGGAAAGATAGACCTCGAGAACGGAACCGTTAAGTACTCACTACCAACCTCACCGTGA
- a CDS encoding FecCD family ABC transporter permease → MDYERYVARKLFIGVLLLLFTILVSLYSISHGSYYIPLREVLDALLGKGSESAHLVVWKVRMPRIVAGLLVGSALAVAGAVMQGFLRNPLATPFTMGVSHGAMFGASLAIILGAGYAESSGRISLDNPYAVVLFAFIGAMTAVGVILLLARLKGLSPEAIILAGVAMSSLFVALTTFVQYFADELQLAAMVYWSFGDLGRATWREDAIMLAVFTPVFVYFVIKRWDLNASAAGDEVAKSVGVEVERVRLISTFLAALITAVSVAFVGVIGFIGLIAPHAIRLVAGGDYRFLIPLSALAGAFLLVTADTVARLVLAPMVLPVGIVTSFLGAPTFIYLLVKMEGRR, encoded by the coding sequence ATGGACTACGAGAGGTACGTGGCGAGAAAGCTCTTCATTGGCGTCCTCCTTCTCCTCTTTACGATTCTGGTCAGCCTCTACTCCATCTCCCACGGCTCCTACTACATTCCCCTACGGGAGGTGCTCGACGCCCTCCTTGGAAAGGGGAGCGAGAGCGCTCACCTTGTCGTCTGGAAGGTCCGCATGCCCCGTATAGTGGCCGGCCTCCTCGTCGGCTCTGCACTTGCAGTTGCCGGTGCCGTTATGCAGGGATTCCTGAGGAACCCCCTTGCCACGCCTTTCACGATGGGCGTTTCCCACGGGGCCATGTTCGGTGCCTCCCTCGCCATAATCCTCGGTGCCGGCTATGCCGAGAGCTCTGGAAGGATATCCCTCGACAACCCCTACGCCGTCGTGCTCTTCGCCTTCATCGGCGCAATGACTGCGGTCGGGGTGATTCTGCTCCTGGCAAGGCTTAAAGGCCTGTCCCCGGAGGCTATAATCCTCGCCGGAGTGGCCATGAGCTCCCTCTTCGTCGCCCTCACCACATTCGTCCAGTACTTTGCCGACGAGCTTCAGCTGGCGGCGATGGTCTACTGGAGCTTCGGCGACCTCGGCAGGGCCACGTGGAGAGAGGACGCCATAATGCTGGCCGTGTTCACTCCGGTCTTCGTATACTTCGTCATAAAGAGGTGGGACCTGAACGCTTCGGCCGCCGGCGATGAGGTGGCGAAGAGCGTCGGCGTTGAGGTCGAGAGGGTTCGGCTGATATCGACCTTCCTCGCGGCGCTGATAACGGCCGTCAGCGTTGCTTTTGTCGGAGTTATCGGCTTCATAGGTTTGATAGCACCGCACGCCATAAGGCTCGTCGCCGGTGGTGACTACCGTTTCCTGATACCGCTTTCAGCCCTCGCGGGTGCGTTCCTGCTCGTGACTGCTGACACCGTCGCCAGGCTGGTACTGGCCCCGATGGTGCTTCCGGTTGGGATAGTGACCTCGTTCCTTGGGGCACCGACGTTCATATACCTGCTCGTGAAGATGGAGGGAAGGAGATGA
- a CDS encoding ABC transporter ATP-binding protein has product MKAIKARNLSFSYNGADVLKGINLEVEEGEFLAILGPNGAGKSTLLKCISGILNCRGVEVFGKPIGEYSRNELARIIAYVPQRTEPGFMTVFDTVLLGRRPYMGLRPSKKDLEAVKRALERMGIAGFALKTTNKLSGGELQKVGIARALAQEPKVLMMDEPTNNLDIRSQLEVMRLARDFSAEGGTVIMVMHDVNLALRFARRFVFMKNGRIVADGGREILKPSLFREVYGVNVIIEEVRGIPLVVPV; this is encoded by the coding sequence ATGAAAGCTATAAAGGCCAGAAACCTCAGCTTTTCCTACAACGGCGCCGATGTTCTGAAGGGGATAAACCTTGAGGTTGAAGAAGGCGAGTTCTTGGCGATTCTCGGCCCGAACGGGGCCGGAAAGAGTACCCTCCTCAAGTGCATCTCAGGAATCCTGAACTGCAGGGGCGTCGAGGTTTTTGGAAAACCTATCGGAGAGTATTCTCGGAATGAATTAGCCAGAATAATTGCTTACGTGCCCCAGAGAACCGAGCCGGGCTTTATGACGGTTTTCGACACCGTTCTCCTCGGAAGGAGACCTTACATGGGACTGAGACCATCGAAGAAAGACCTCGAAGCTGTCAAAAGGGCACTCGAAAGAATGGGGATAGCTGGCTTTGCCCTGAAAACCACCAACAAACTGAGCGGCGGGGAACTGCAGAAGGTGGGCATAGCCCGGGCACTGGCCCAGGAGCCCAAAGTTCTGATGATGGACGAGCCGACGAACAACCTCGACATAAGGAGCCAGCTGGAGGTCATGCGCCTCGCGAGGGATTTCTCCGCAGAGGGCGGTACTGTCATCATGGTGATGCACGATGTCAACCTCGCCCTCCGCTTTGCCAGACGGTTTGTTTTCATGAAAAACGGCAGAATAGTTGCTGACGGCGGGAGGGAGATACTGAAGCCTTCCCTCTTCAGGGAGGTTTACGGTGTCAATGTGATAATAGAAGAGGTGAGGGGAATCCCCCTCGTCGTGCCCGTTTAG
- a CDS encoding FprA family A-type flavoprotein, with protein sequence MVDVRVEQLCTDPELYIIRVDDDKIKYFEATWDIPEGITYNSYLMKLKDAVVLFDTTKAEYTDLFMDALKKLVDPKEITHIIVHHTEPDHSGALPKVLEENGYRAQVIGTTFARNLLQGFYGEKVVENFKVVKDGEEMQIGGKTFRFIAVPWLHWPDTMITYVVEDKLIFSCDAGGGYGIPETIDDSDERVVEEYLPHVTKYIVTVIGHYHKYIVQNIKKLKELGIVEGARMILPGHGLVWRKNPKRIFEHYEAVGAGKATKDKVLVIYDSMYGFVERRMNIVIDELKKLGKKPVVYRFTDKEAPAVSDILGEVPDSEALIIGASTYEAEIHPRIRYTLYEILDKANYEKPVLIVGAFGWGGVAGKKIETLISRSKFDLVDTVESKGMPTKEDEEKLREGVRKLVGWIS encoded by the coding sequence ATGGTCGACGTTAGGGTTGAGCAGCTCTGCACCGATCCCGAACTGTACATCATCAGGGTTGACGATGACAAGATCAAGTACTTCGAGGCCACCTGGGACATCCCGGAGGGCATAACTTACAACTCCTACCTGATGAAGCTGAAAGACGCGGTTGTGCTCTTTGACACGACCAAGGCCGAATATACCGACCTCTTCATGGATGCATTGAAAAAGCTCGTTGACCCGAAGGAGATAACGCACATAATAGTCCACCATACAGAACCGGACCACAGCGGAGCACTGCCGAAGGTTCTTGAAGAGAACGGCTACAGGGCACAGGTAATAGGCACGACCTTCGCGAGGAACCTCCTCCAGGGCTTCTACGGTGAGAAGGTAGTTGAGAACTTCAAGGTCGTCAAGGACGGCGAGGAGATGCAGATTGGAGGCAAAACCTTCCGCTTCATAGCCGTCCCCTGGCTCCACTGGCCCGACACGATGATAACCTACGTGGTTGAAGATAAGCTCATATTCAGCTGCGACGCCGGCGGCGGCTACGGAATTCCGGAGACGATAGACGACAGCGACGAGAGAGTTGTGGAGGAGTACCTGCCGCACGTCACCAAGTACATCGTTACCGTCATCGGCCACTACCACAAGTACATCGTCCAGAACATAAAGAAGCTCAAGGAGCTCGGCATCGTTGAGGGGGCAAGGATGATACTGCCCGGCCACGGACTCGTGTGGAGAAAGAACCCTAAGAGGATATTCGAGCACTACGAGGCCGTTGGCGCAGGAAAGGCCACGAAGGACAAGGTGCTGGTCATCTACGACTCAATGTACGGCTTCGTTGAGAGGAGGATGAACATCGTTATCGACGAGCTCAAGAAGCTCGGCAAGAAGCCCGTCGTTTACCGCTTCACGGACAAGGAGGCTCCAGCTGTGAGCGACATACTCGGTGAGGTTCCGGACAGCGAGGCTTTGATAATCGGCGCCTCAACCTACGAGGCTGAGATACATCCAAGAATACGCTACACCCTCTACGAGATACTCGACAAGGCCAACTACGAGAAGCCGGTCCTCATTGTCGGTGCCTTCGGCTGGGGCGGCGTTGCGGGCAAGAAGATAGAGACCCTCATCAGCAGGAGCAAGTTCGACCTCGTCGATACGGTAGAGAGCAAGGGGATGCCAACAAAGGAGGACGAGGAAAAGCTCAGAGAAGGCGTGAGGAAGCTGGTGGGCTGGATCAGCTAA
- a CDS encoding ABC transporter ATP-binding protein, which produces MAEVRLENVWKIFGEFEAVKDINLDIKDGEFMILLGPSGCGKTTTLRMIAGLEEPSKGKIYIGDKLVADPEKGVFVPPKDRDIAMVFQSYALYPHMTVYDNIAFPLKLRKVPKSEIDQRVREVAEMLGLSELLNRKPRELSGGQRQRVALGRAIVRRPQVFLMDEPLSNLDAKLRVKMRAELKRLQRQLGVTTIYVTHDQVEAMTMGDRIAVINQGQLQQVGTPEEVYDRPANTFVAGFIGSPPMNFMSVNITEEGFADFGDFKLKLLPDQVEVLEEAGLIGKEVIFGIRPEDVYDAFFAQVKIPGENMARALVEIVENLGGEKVVHLKVGDVTLVGKFPAESKVSEGEEVDIVFDMKKIHIFEKRSGKAVF; this is translated from the coding sequence ATGGCTGAGGTCAGGCTGGAGAATGTGTGGAAGATATTTGGGGAGTTTGAGGCTGTTAAGGACATAAACCTTGACATTAAGGATGGGGAGTTTATGATTCTCCTGGGTCCGAGTGGATGCGGTAAAACAACCACGCTTAGGATGATAGCGGGCCTGGAAGAACCCAGCAAGGGGAAAATCTACATCGGCGACAAACTAGTCGCCGACCCAGAAAAAGGAGTCTTCGTGCCACCCAAAGACAGGGACATTGCCATGGTCTTCCAGAGCTATGCTCTCTACCCGCATATGACGGTTTACGACAACATAGCCTTCCCACTAAAACTCAGGAAAGTTCCGAAGAGTGAGATTGACCAGCGCGTTAGAGAAGTTGCAGAAATGCTTGGGTTGAGTGAACTCCTGAACAGAAAACCCAGAGAGCTCAGTGGAGGTCAGAGGCAGAGGGTAGCCCTAGGCAGAGCGATAGTGAGGAGACCACAGGTCTTCCTCATGGACGAGCCGTTGAGTAACCTGGACGCTAAGTTGAGAGTTAAAATGCGTGCGGAATTGAAGAGACTTCAGAGGCAGCTTGGCGTGACAACGATTTACGTGACTCATGATCAGGTTGAAGCAATGACAATGGGCGATAGGATAGCTGTAATCAACCAGGGGCAACTTCAGCAGGTTGGAACCCCGGAAGAGGTTTATGACAGGCCGGCTAATACCTTCGTGGCCGGCTTCATTGGAAGCCCGCCAATGAACTTCATGAGCGTGAACATTACGGAGGAAGGCTTCGCGGACTTTGGGGATTTCAAACTTAAACTCCTGCCCGATCAGGTTGAAGTCCTCGAGGAGGCCGGATTGATCGGAAAAGAAGTGATTTTCGGAATCCGCCCGGAGGACGTGTACGATGCGTTCTTCGCGCAGGTCAAGATTCCCGGGGAGAACATGGCCAGGGCGCTGGTTGAGATTGTGGAAAATCTCGGTGGGGAGAAGGTTGTTCACCTGAAGGTTGGAGATGTTACTCTTGTGGGTAAGTTCCCTGCGGAGTCGAAGGTCAGTGAGGGCGAAGAAGTGGACATAGTCTTTGACATGAAGAAAATCCATATCTTCGAGAAAAGAAGTGGAAAAGCAGTATTCTGA
- a CDS encoding TrmB family transcriptional regulator yields the protein MESLLEKLKKFGFTKYEALAYITLLSYGPLTARGISQRAQIPYNRTYDVLTSLKERGFVEELEGKARTFVAVEPEVAFHRYSRSLEELVEEIRQFAESMGVEEQKYAIWRFSSPEEVLLSLKTMMKKAKFEFTLLAPKGFLPKVEDGLRGLLEKGVTVSIYTDEEPGLTMEGNVFIRLTDKIGHIIAMRDTTEVLVSPSLVFNVEEELPSGFKSNFPEIIFSYYIYLRDIFEESKPMNFALNGNGDMRFAVFYHAIQVIENFLTKGFEVDAEVHTISGEVLRGRVTDFTNTRIINNFILDTGDRKVLIGGPFSILEEYEAVGVVLRPKKSHNNEDIQG from the coding sequence GTGGAGAGCCTGCTGGAAAAGCTCAAGAAGTTTGGGTTCACCAAGTACGAGGCGCTTGCCTATATAACCCTCCTCTCATATGGTCCCCTAACCGCCAGGGGTATTTCCCAGAGGGCTCAAATTCCCTACAACCGGACCTATGACGTCCTGACCTCCCTTAAAGAAAGAGGCTTCGTTGAAGAGCTGGAGGGCAAGGCCAGGACTTTCGTGGCGGTCGAGCCCGAAGTGGCATTCCACCGCTACAGCAGGTCGTTGGAAGAACTGGTCGAGGAAATCAGGCAATTCGCGGAGAGCATGGGCGTTGAGGAACAGAAGTACGCGATATGGAGGTTCTCCTCTCCCGAGGAAGTCCTCCTGAGCCTGAAAACTATGATGAAGAAGGCAAAGTTCGAGTTCACACTGCTCGCCCCGAAGGGCTTCCTCCCGAAGGTCGAGGACGGCCTCAGGGGGCTTCTGGAGAAGGGGGTCACGGTCTCCATCTACACTGACGAGGAGCCGGGTCTGACTATGGAAGGGAACGTCTTCATAAGACTGACCGACAAGATAGGGCACATAATCGCCATGAGGGACACAACTGAGGTTCTGGTCTCTCCCAGCTTGGTCTTCAACGTTGAGGAAGAGTTGCCCTCCGGCTTCAAGTCCAACTTCCCGGAGATAATATTCTCCTACTACATCTACCTCAGGGACATCTTCGAGGAATCAAAGCCCATGAATTTCGCGTTGAATGGAAATGGAGATATGAGGTTCGCAGTGTTCTACCACGCCATTCAGGTGATTGAGAATTTCCTCACGAAGGGTTTTGAGGTGGACGCAGAGGTTCACACGATCTCTGGAGAGGTACTCAGAGGTAGGGTTACCGACTTTACGAACACCAGGATAATAAACAACTTCATTTTGGACACTGGGGATAGAAAAGTCCTCATCGGAGGACCGTTCTCCATACTTGAGGAGTACGAGGCGGTCGGCGTCGTGCTCCGTCCGAAGAAATCTCATAACAATGAAGATATTCAGGGGTGA
- a CDS encoding carbohydrate kinase family protein, which produces MLDVLSIGEVLVDLKLIDGKISMHTGGSCLNVSFYSQQAGAKSSFIGTIGDDFLGDNIKKELKELDFKPTLSVVDHNTTLVLIKAESETPIPIIYRGADRFITKGQLEETWKDARIVHTSAFALSLSPARETILEALKSAKENGALISVDPNYRRRIWEKWGADEKALLEAISLADLVKPSLDDAKELLGIKDPIAVLRGFKKLGAKNVILSMGSKGVIALTEEGGYIRVPAEKAELVDPTGAGDSLLGTVLAKLSQGHEMEEAIRSGVEVASKVVRAEGTLVKVR; this is translated from the coding sequence ATGCTGGACGTGCTATCAATCGGGGAAGTGCTGGTGGATCTGAAGCTTATAGACGGGAAGATTAGTATGCACACCGGAGGCTCCTGCCTTAACGTTTCCTTTTATTCCCAGCAGGCGGGGGCAAAGTCCTCATTTATAGGCACGATAGGGGATGACTTCCTTGGGGACAATATAAAGAAGGAGCTCAAGGAATTAGACTTCAAGCCGACGCTCTCGGTTGTCGATCACAACACAACTTTAGTGCTAATAAAGGCCGAGAGTGAGACCCCAATTCCAATAATCTACAGAGGGGCCGACAGGTTCATAACAAAGGGGCAGCTGGAAGAGACCTGGAAGGACGCGAGGATTGTGCACACCTCGGCCTTTGCACTCTCACTCTCTCCTGCCAGGGAAACGATACTGGAGGCGCTGAAGTCCGCCAAAGAGAACGGCGCTTTAATTTCCGTTGACCCCAACTACAGAAGGCGGATATGGGAAAAGTGGGGAGCGGACGAGAAGGCCCTGCTTGAGGCCATTTCGCTGGCAGACCTAGTCAAGCCTTCTCTCGACGACGCCAAGGAGCTCCTGGGAATCAAGGATCCGATAGCCGTTCTGAGAGGATTCAAAAAACTGGGTGCCAAGAACGTCATCCTGAGCATGGGCTCGAAGGGCGTCATAGCACTTACGGAGGAGGGCGGATACATCAGGGTGCCGGCAGAGAAGGCGGAGCTGGTTGACCCGACTGGAGCGGGGGACTCACTTCTGGGAACGGTGCTGGCAAAGCTCTCACAGGGTCACGAGATGGAAGAGGCTATAAGGTCCGGGGTAGAAGTTGCCTCAAAGGTAGTCCGTGCAGAGGGAACACTGGTAAAGGTGAGGTAA
- a CDS encoding glycosyltransferase — MKVAMVTPHGDPLGKLGEPDTGGQCVYVKELSRHLGALGVKVDIFTRQRGGRKEIEHINENVRVIRIECGPDGFIPKEKLMPYLPEFTDKVSEYFEKEGYDIVHTHYWDGGFVGMELKDRHGVKMVHTSHSLGILKAKALGDFEPYRERIELEKKIYETSDAIVATTEIEKGDIASLYGIDEGKIHVIPIGVDTTFYRPMGDKRELKRELGLPEVPLVFTLARLDPRKGLDLLIKSVPYIKKYYQRNFLVLISTGTGAKEEEKQMNKLLSLIEELEVKEYVKIIPAIEPVSMVPKYYSAADVFVLPSPYEPFGIVMLEAMACKTPIVATKFGGPAEVLQDGYDGFLVDPRDSEEMGKKIAFMLEDEGLRKIFAERAYRKVTEKYSWDSVARKMRDLYEGL, encoded by the coding sequence ATGAAGGTTGCCATGGTAACTCCCCACGGTGACCCGCTCGGGAAGCTCGGCGAGCCCGATACGGGCGGCCAGTGCGTCTACGTTAAGGAGCTGAGCAGGCACTTAGGGGCTTTGGGAGTAAAGGTTGACATATTCACGAGGCAGAGGGGTGGAAGAAAGGAGATAGAGCACATAAACGAGAACGTCAGAGTGATCAGGATAGAGTGCGGACCCGATGGCTTCATCCCCAAGGAGAAGCTCATGCCTTACCTACCAGAGTTCACGGACAAGGTTTCCGAGTACTTCGAGAAAGAGGGCTATGATATTGTTCACACCCACTACTGGGACGGCGGCTTCGTGGGGATGGAGCTCAAGGATCGCCACGGGGTTAAGATGGTTCACACCTCCCACTCGCTGGGAATACTGAAGGCAAAGGCCCTCGGCGACTTCGAGCCTTACAGGGAAAGGATAGAGCTCGAGAAGAAAATCTATGAGACGAGTGATGCCATAGTCGCCACGACGGAGATCGAGAAGGGGGACATCGCGAGCCTCTACGGGATTGACGAGGGCAAGATACACGTCATCCCCATCGGCGTGGACACGACCTTCTACAGACCCATGGGCGACAAAAGAGAGCTGAAGAGGGAGCTCGGCCTCCCAGAAGTTCCTCTGGTTTTCACCCTCGCAAGGCTCGACCCCAGGAAGGGCCTCGATCTGCTGATAAAAAGCGTCCCTTACATAAAGAAGTATTATCAAAGAAACTTTCTCGTGCTCATAAGCACCGGTACCGGGGCGAAGGAAGAAGAGAAGCAGATGAACAAGCTCCTAAGCCTCATTGAGGAGCTTGAAGTTAAGGAGTATGTCAAAATAATCCCCGCAATAGAGCCCGTCAGCATGGTTCCCAAGTACTACTCAGCTGCGGACGTCTTCGTTCTGCCTTCACCCTACGAACCCTTCGGGATAGTTATGCTAGAGGCCATGGCGTGCAAGACCCCGATCGTCGCCACGAAGTTTGGAGGTCCGGCGGAGGTTCTCCAGGACGGGTATGACGGCTTCCTCGTTGATCCGAGGGACTCAGAGGAGATGGGTAAGAAAATAGCCTTCATGCTTGAGGACGAAGGGCTCAGAAAGATCTTCGCCGAGAGAGCCTACCGAAAGGTTACCGAGAAGTACTCCTGGGACAGTGTAGCTCGGAAAATGCGGGACCTCTACGAGGGGCTGTGA
- a CDS encoding carbohydrate ABC transporter permease, with the protein MDGTRTRTKISIKSLLTHAVLWVFVGIILVPILWTFFTSLKTPVEIAHGTFLPEVWRWENYRIAWEQAEFPRKFLNSFIVAITVTLGQIVTSAMAGYALARMEFRGRDLIFNVAIASMLISEQIIIVPLYVMLAKFGWIDSYKGLAIPWFFNGFGVFLFRQFFLTIPKDIEEAAIVDGASRFRILWQIMLPLATPAVLTLFMFTFIAEWNSLFKWLILVKSPEMRNVQLGLTIFQEQFIAQYHLLTAATILVSLPSVILFLLGQRYYIKGIATTGVKG; encoded by the coding sequence ATGGATGGGACTAGGACACGTACAAAAATCTCGATAAAGAGCCTGCTAACCCATGCAGTCCTCTGGGTCTTCGTCGGGATAATCCTGGTTCCAATTCTCTGGACGTTTTTCACGTCTCTGAAGACCCCTGTGGAAATAGCACACGGAACTTTCCTCCCCGAGGTCTGGAGGTGGGAAAACTACAGGATAGCATGGGAACAGGCGGAGTTCCCGAGAAAATTCCTAAACAGCTTTATTGTGGCGATAACGGTTACCCTCGGCCAGATAGTCACCTCCGCGATGGCCGGCTACGCCCTCGCCAGGATGGAGTTCCGGGGGAGGGACCTCATATTCAACGTCGCAATAGCTTCAATGCTGATCTCCGAGCAGATAATCATCGTCCCACTTTACGTCATGCTCGCGAAGTTCGGGTGGATAGACTCTTACAAGGGCCTCGCGATCCCGTGGTTCTTCAACGGCTTTGGAGTCTTCCTTTTCAGACAGTTCTTCCTCACGATCCCTAAGGATATAGAAGAAGCGGCAATAGTTGACGGAGCATCGAGGTTCAGGATACTGTGGCAGATCATGCTCCCCCTGGCGACTCCAGCGGTACTGACGCTCTTCATGTTCACCTTCATAGCGGAGTGGAACTCCCTCTTCAAGTGGCTGATACTCGTCAAGTCTCCGGAGATGAGGAACGTCCAGCTCGGCCTGACCATATTCCAGGAGCAGTTTATCGCCCAGTACCATCTTCTCACGGCGGCAACTATACTCGTTTCCCTGCCGTCGGTGATACTGTTCCTCCTAGGCCAGAGGTACTACATCAAAGGTATTGCCACAACAGGAGTTAAGGGGTGA